The Idiomarina loihiensis L2TR genomic sequence AACGGCATTGTGTACCGTTTTGTAGAGGGGCGAGAGCAAAATAACGAGCAGATAGAGAATGTTATCAGTAAAGGGGAATGGTCGTTCAGAAAAAAAGTGCTGTTTGACAGCAGTAGCGGCCTATCTAGTCATAGAAGCATTGTAAGAGAATTAAATTACTTTAACAAAACTTTTCCAGAGAGTATTAAACAGTTATTTATTGGTGAGTTTAGAGCTCAATGGATGCACTTTATGAGGGTTGCAGTTGCGCCATCTCTAACTGTACTAATGGATGATGGTGCAGCAACCTTAATGGTTAAAAGGGAGTTTATAGATAAAGGGATATATTATCCAACAGCACTTTGGGCGCATGGAAGTTTCATGAAAAGGCTTGTGAAGCGACATATGTATAGTCGTTTTTTACGAAATAACGAGCTACAGTCCCATCTATATTTCGCCTCAGCTTTTATTAAAACCGAAGCTCTATACCCTATAGATTTTTCTGCGGTGAAAAAACTGTTTAAAAGCAGTGAAAAAGGCGCTAGAGAAAAAGCTGTATTTTTCTTTGGCTCTAAATATAGCGAGGTAGGAATAGTTTCGCGTGAGTATGAACTTGCCTTCCTTGAGCGAGTGAAGCGGTTCTACTCGTTGTATGACTGTGACTTAGTTTACTGCGCACATAGAGATGAAAGTGATGAAAAGTTAAATGTGCTTAGAAATACACTAAAATTTAAGGTTGTAATGCCAGAAACGCCGGCCGAGATATTCTTATTAGAGAATAACCAGAGAATACTTGAAGTGTCAGGTGCTTACACGAGTGTTTTGAATAACGCGAAAGTGCTACTACCAGATGTTTTAGTTAGAGCTTTCCAATTGGCCCCAGAGGAAATAAGCGTTGAGCACAGAAAAAATATCGAGCTTGTCTATAAACACTTTAATCGCGAAGATATTAAGCTTGTTTTGTAATTCAGTTTGGTTGCAAGAAATGCTACTTTGGCAACCATTGATTAATGCTCAAAAGGCGGATAATGAAAGATAAAATTTGTGTGATAGGAATGGGCTACGTTGGGTTACCATTAGCTGTAGCTTTTGCCGAAAAGTACTCAGTTGTAGGTTTTGATATCAATTTCTCTCGA encodes the following:
- a CDS encoding UDP-glucose--(glucosyl) LPS a 1,2-glucosyltransferase; amino-acid sequence: MVDNLFVVESPLQALVALELSLRFKDARNGIVYRFVEGREQNNEQIENVISKGEWSFRKKVLFDSSSGLSSHRSIVRELNYFNKTFPESIKQLFIGEFRAQWMHFMRVAVAPSLTVLMDDGAATLMVKREFIDKGIYYPTALWAHGSFMKRLVKRHMYSRFLRNNELQSHLYFASAFIKTEALYPIDFSAVKKLFKSSEKGAREKAVFFFGSKYSEVGIVSREYELAFLERVKRFYSLYDCDLVYCAHRDESDEKLNVLRNTLKFKVVMPETPAEIFLLENNQRILEVSGAYTSVLNNAKVLLPDVLVRAFQLAPEEISVEHRKNIELVYKHFNREDIKLVL